The sequence GCCGACCGCCGTTACCAGACACGGGCGAACTCGCCCCACTCGAAAGACAGTACTGGCCGTTCCACTCCCCTGCATCACCAGCCCCTTCGAGTATCCAGCATGCCATCTGAGAAGCGCAGAGACCAGAGCACGCCCCGGCCCCTGCGCAACTGAGCAGAACGATTACTCGCACGCCGGCGGATTCTCCTCGCAAGCCTCGAAGAAATACACCTGACCCGGATTCATCATGCCGACATCTTCCATGAGCATCCGACACTCAGGGCTTCCCCAGCCGTACAGCTCACACTGGATAGCCTTGTCCTGCTTCTGCCTCGGAGTTGCTCATGGTGATCAGCCACACCGTACTTGCCGCGGAAACCAGAACGAGCGCGGTCGCAGCGACTTTCCATCCCCGCGTCATGAGATTCTCCTTCACACAAACCCAATACTTCCGGCTCTCTGAGAGGTCTGCCGGAAACTCCCAGTACTCGATAGCCCCGAGAGAATCCGATCTTCTGCCAACTCCGATTCTCACGCCGAACTGACATTCGCGGGGGCCGACCTGGCAAGGGGGAGGGCGAATGCGAAGAGGATCTAGTACTTCCGCGGAAGCGACTCCGGAAAAGAACCTACTGTGAACGTGACAGACAAGGCCGAGGTGAGGTGAGGTGAGGTGAGGTGAGCAAAACCTGCGCCACGGTTTGCCCGCCGAATTCCCCCGCCTGCTCACAAAACCACTGTCACTCCATCTGGACATCTGACATATCACCAACTATGGACCGCGAATTTAATTATGCACGGTTTCAAGGCGACGTGTCAACAGCCCCGCCGCCGTTCCTGTTGCCAGGCACCTCCCTCATCGCGCCACGCAAGCACATGCAAAGACATCGACTGCTGCTGGGCCGAGTTCAGCTGCCATACGGATGATTGCGGTGAAAGGTACGGTCCCCCGGCACGCCGTGACGGGTCACGAACCCCGGACAGGACGGCGGTGCGCCTCGCCCAGCTCAGGGCCTGCCTCGCCGGTGCTGCCGGCGAACGGGTCGCCTGCATCACTTCGGTCCAGCCACCCACCCTCGCAACGGCGGCGCTCCGATCTACACCACCCGCTCGTGCGAAGCCCCGGAGGTCTACAGCTACGAGGTCTCGGTTCCCGCCGGAGCGGAAGGCCCCTGGCGACTCGAAATCGCGAGCGGACTGGACCCCCACCGGGGCTCGGCAGCCGGGCTCCTCGCTCGCGTCGGGGGCACGGTGAGGGGCAACGGTGCGGTCGTCCTCGGATACGACACCTGGAAGGGCAGCGCGCAGAGGGTCGCCACGGAGGTGAACCTCAGCGCCGGCATCGACACCATCAGCTTCGAGGTCTTTCAGACCGACGCATCCGGCTTCGGCGTGTTCCACCCGCTGCTCTACCGAAGGTGACCTTCTCGTCCGGAAACTAGATCGACCGCCAAAGGCAATTAGCCCCGAACATTCATGGGCGCTTCGGTTCAGACGCCACAACCGGCGGCCGGGTTTCCGCACTCCGGCACTTGCCCCCCGGCCGACTAGCGGTCACCATCGACTCCTACGCCCCGTGGAGGCCTGGCCATGAAGTCCGTCGAAGCAACCGTTCCGGGAAGAGTCCGCCCTCGCCGCCTGCGCCACGGCGCCCTGATGCGCGCCATGGTGCGGGAAACGCGGCTCCACCCCTCCCAACTCATCATGCCCCACTTCGTGCTGCCCACCGACGAGGGCCGTGAGCCCATCGCCTCGATGCCGGGCATCGAGCGCATGGGGCGCACCGAGCTGCTGCGCCGCATAGAAGCGGACGCCAAGCTGGGCGTGCGCAACGTGCTGATCTTCGGCCTGGCGGCGGAGGGTGAAAAGGACCCCCGCGGTACGGCTTCCTCCCATGCGGAGGGCGCGGTCCCGCGGGCCGTGCAGGAAATCAAGAAGCACTTCGGTGACGACCTGCTGGTCATTACCGATGTCTGCCTGTGCGCCTACACCGACCACGGCCACTGCGGCTTCCTCGACGAGCACGGCGAGGTGCTCAACGACCCCTCCCTGGCGCAGCTCGCGGCGATGGCCGTGGCCCACGCCCAGGCGGGGGCCGACGTGGTGGCGCCCTCCGACATGATGGACGGACGGGTCGCCGCCCTGCGGGACGCCCTCGACGAGGCAGGCTGCGAGACGACGGCGATCCTCTCCTACTCGGTGAAGTACGCCTCGGCCTATTACGGCCCCTTCCGCGACGCCGCCGACTCGGCCCCCGGCAAGGGCGACCGCCAGGGCTACCAGATGGACGTGGCCAACGTGCAGGAGGCGGTGCGCGAAGCCCTGCTCGACGTGGAGGAGGGCGCCGACATGCTGATGGTCAAACCCGCCCTGGCCTACCTGGACGTGATCCGCGCCGTGCGGGAGGCGACCCGCCTGCCCCTGGCGGCCTACAACGTCTCGGGCGAGTACTCCGCGGTGAAGGCCGCCGCCGAGAGAGGCTGGCTCGACGAGGGCCGCATCGTGCGCGAGAACCTGCTGGCCATGGCCCGGGCCGGAGCCGACTTGCTGATCACCTACCACGCCAGGCAGGCGCTCGAGGAGGGCTGGCTTTGAGCACCACCAAGAGCAACGCCCAGCTCTTCGAGCGGGCCTGTCGCGTCCTTCCCGGCGGTGTCTCCTCGCCGGTGCGCGCCTATCGTGCCGTGGGCGGCACGCCGCGGGTGATCGTTCGCGGTGAGGGCGCCGAGGTGGTCGACGCCGAGGGGCGCCGCTACCTCGACTTCATCGGTTCCTGGGGCCCCCTGATCGCCGGTCACGCCCGGGAGGAAGTGGTGGCTGCCGTCACGAAGGCCGTCCGCCAGGGTTCGTCTTTCGGCGCCCCCTGCCTGGCCGAGGTCGAGCTGGCCGAGCGGGTCGTGGGCTTCTATCCGGGCATCGAACAGGTGCGTTTCGTCTCCTCGGGCACCGAGGCGACCATGAGCGCCATTCGCCTGGCCCGAGGCGCGACGGGGCGCGACCTGATCGTCAAGTTCTCCGGCTGCTACCACGGCCACGCGGACCACCTGCTCGTGGCGGCAGGCTCGGGACTGGCCACCTTCGGCGAGCCCGCCTCGGCGGGAGTTCCCCGGGCCTTCGCCGAGCTGACCCGCGTGCTGCCCCTCGACGACCCGCGGGCGGTGCAGGAACTCTTCGCCAAGGAGGGCGAGTCCATCGCGGCGGTGATCCTCGAACCGGTTCCCGCCAACAACGGCCTGCTCGTCCCCGCACCGGGCTACCTCGAGGGCCTGCGAGAGCTGACTTCCCGCCACGGCGCGCTGTTGATCTTCGACGAGGTGATCACGGGCTTCCGCGTCGCTCCCGGTGGCGTGGCCCAGCGCAGCGGCGTGACCCCCGACCTGGTGACCTTCGGCAAGGTGATCGGCGGCGGTCTGCCCGTGGGCGCTTTTGGTGCGCGACGGGGCCTGATGCAACACCTGGCCCCCGACGGCCCGGTCTACCAGGCCGGCACCCTCTCGGGCAACCCCCTGGCCATGGCCGCGGGACTCGCCGCCCTGGACGTGATGGCCGCAAACAACGGCTGGCGGCAACTCGAGGAGATCGGGCGCCAGCTCGACGAGCACCTGGCCCCTGTCCTCGCCAGGGCGCCCTTCCCCATCACCCTCGTTCGCCTGGGCTCGATCTTCTGGCTCGCCCTGGGCGCCGAGAGCGCACCACGCAGCGCCGAACAGATTCCGGAGAAGGGAGCCGAACTCTTCAAACCACTGTTCGCCGGCCTGCTCGAGCGAGGGATCATGATCGCCCCTTCCGCCTACGAGGTGGGATTCCTCTCCCTGGCCCACCGGGAGGAGCACGTCGAGCGTCTGGCCGGAGCCCTGGCGGAGATCTTCGCTGCCTGGCCCGGGGAGTAGCCACGGTGGCCGGCGGCGAGAGCGGGGGCGACGCGCCCCTGGTGCTGCTGGCCAACCTGGGCACCCCCACCGAGCCGACCCCCGAGGCGGTCGCCACCTTCCTCCGGGAGTTCCTCTCCGACCCCTGGGTCGTGGACTGGCCCCGCTGGCTGTGGAAGCCCGTGCTGGAGGGGCTGGTCCTGCGGCGCCGGCCGCCGCGGGTCGCTGCCCTCTACAGGGAACTGTGGACCGACGAGGGTTCCCCTCTTCTCGCCGGCACACAGCGCCTGGCCCGCGCCCTGGAACGCCGCCTGGAGCGGCGGGCCACGGTGCGCGCCGTGCTGCGCTACGGCCCCGAAAACATCGAGCAGCAGGTCAGGCGCCACATGGCAGAATCCTCCTCGCCCTGCGTCGTACTGCCCCTCTTCGCCCAGCGCACCGGCTCGACCACCGGCACGATCGCCGGGGCGGCCGAAGCGGGTGCCTCGGCCGCGCCCGGGCGCCTGTGCCTCGCTCGGCTCGCCGCCGATGATCCCGACTACGTGGCGGCCCTGGCAGCGACTTTCGAGCAAGCCGTGGCG is a genomic window of Acidobacteriota bacterium containing:
- the hemB gene encoding porphobilinogen synthase encodes the protein MKSVEATVPGRVRPRRLRHGALMRAMVRETRLHPSQLIMPHFVLPTDEGREPIASMPGIERMGRTELLRRIEADAKLGVRNVLIFGLAAEGEKDPRGTASSHAEGAVPRAVQEIKKHFGDDLLVITDVCLCAYTDHGHCGFLDEHGEVLNDPSLAQLAAMAVAHAQAGADVVAPSDMMDGRVAALRDALDEAGCETTAILSYSVKYASAYYGPFRDAADSAPGKGDRQGYQMDVANVQEAVREALLDVEEGADMLMVKPALAYLDVIRAVREATRLPLAAYNVSGEYSAVKAAAERGWLDEGRIVRENLLAMARAGADLLITYHARQALEEGWL
- the hemL gene encoding glutamate-1-semialdehyde 2,1-aminomutase, with translation MSTTKSNAQLFERACRVLPGGVSSPVRAYRAVGGTPRVIVRGEGAEVVDAEGRRYLDFIGSWGPLIAGHAREEVVAAVTKAVRQGSSFGAPCLAEVELAERVVGFYPGIEQVRFVSSGTEATMSAIRLARGATGRDLIVKFSGCYHGHADHLLVAAGSGLATFGEPASAGVPRAFAELTRVLPLDDPRAVQELFAKEGESIAAVILEPVPANNGLLVPAPGYLEGLRELTSRHGALLIFDEVITGFRVAPGGVAQRSGVTPDLVTFGKVIGGGLPVGAFGARRGLMQHLAPDGPVYQAGTLSGNPLAMAAGLAALDVMAANNGWRQLEEIGRQLDEHLAPVLARAPFPITLVRLGSIFWLALGAESAPRSAEQIPEKGAELFKPLFAGLLERGIMIAPSAYEVGFLSLAHREEHVERLAGALAEIFAAWPGE
- the hemH gene encoding ferrochelatase — protein: MAGGESGGDAPLVLLANLGTPTEPTPEAVATFLREFLSDPWVVDWPRWLWKPVLEGLVLRRRPPRVAALYRELWTDEGSPLLAGTQRLARALERRLERRATVRAVLRYGPENIEQQVRRHMAESSSPCVVLPLFAQRTGSTTGTIAGAAEAGASAAPGRLCLARLAADDPDYVAALAATFEQAVAEKVAPPRHLLVSFHGVPVSHERRDGGIYARECRATFQALLERLAWPAERATLCFQSRFGPGKWLTPATEPQLVDLARRGVTRVALIAPGFLTEGLETLEELDLRAATAFRRAGGEDFLRVPALEDHPRLVAGLETAVCRTLERAPSPAEGRHG